The stretch of DNA GACttcaaataacatgatatttagtccCTGAGATGCGAATGTTACCCCCGGAACGCAATTTATTTTAACAGGGATCCCCTCTAAAATGCgatttgggctagttttgagtagcaattgggtgggaatttgttgtgaaaacctggcgagcctgccagagggttaaagatgAACAAAACCCCCAAATGGCGCATCAAATCTATGGTTGGTCTCTTTAAGCGTCAGTCAGAGTAAGTGGGCGGTTCTTAGCAAGAATGAGCTGCAGTCAGTGTGGATCAGACTTGATGACAATCAAAATTCTGGCAATGCAAAATTAGGAaggtatattatatatatatatatatatatatatatatatatatatatatatataaaacaaacagCAATGAACTAATCTCCATTCGCTTAATTAATCATATATTTACTTTGAGTAGTTCAGTTCATTTCCTGATTGCATGTAAACTGTCATTGCACAATATAGCACAAAATGTCCACCTGCAGACAACACTAACAgacatttcttcagtgtttcgCACTGCAGCGCATCTGTAAACATGTTCATGTGTCACGCAGCGGCTTTAAACACACCCAGAATCTCTCAGCTGACAGGAGCATCGCTGTTCGCTTACATTACTGGCTCTTTAACAAACCTGAAATATCTGATGTCATTAGTCCATGTTGCTCTTTTTATGAAGGCTATTTCCCCCATATTTTATGAAACGTGCATGTTTAAAAACAGTGTGCGCGCGGGAGCCACCCTGCTGCAGCGCGAGCTCGGGCCAGCAGCACGTGCCGTTTTCCCTTATTTTTAACGCATCGCTTTTGCAGCGCGTAAAAATACCGCAACGGAACACACAAAAGAAACATTATGGGAGATGTACCTTAATAATCCTGCGGGGCAATCCAGCCATCTTGTTTTATTAATGCGGTTTGCACCGTGGCCCGCTCCCTACTCCTCGCGTTGAGGTTGACAGCGCATGCGCGCACGTCTTCCGGTAAACGCATCATCATCCGCTCCAATAGGTtttctgggaaatgtagttttcTGGGGAAATGCGCGTTTATTAGTgaacgtttaaaaaaaatcataatactgtatcatttagattttatttcattcattttactttttattgttAATTTTCTAAGCATCTGTTCTGATTCTTTTGATTCTtttaaagtttgttttatgtaaagcaTTGTAAATTACCAATGTGCTCTATATGATCTCACTTCTGAAGTTTTacattatttcatatttattttgactttacaaaaaatgtatgtttatacTACGTTAAATGCAATTATCTGAGGTAAtcaactttaaaacattaaatcgCATTAAAGTCAATCATTCAATTGATATTTTATAAGTTACCATATGATCGACcgtgaataaattataatatacaaCACACTGCATCAACAGCCGAGGCAAGGGTTTATTTCATGTGTAGCAGAGCATGTACAAAGTGTCAATCCTATACTAAACAAACATCAGAGAAGACAGGAAAAGCATCCAGAACTATCGGTCTTTGGGTGGATTTCGGTTTCGGCGTCTGGTGTGATACCTGAGAAAGACAACAAACCAGTTCATCAGCACAGCAACAGCATTTTCTGCATCTGAGCCATGTTTTTGTATTGCACAGAAAGCAAACTCACTGTCCGACGGGGTACCAGCGGTGTTTGGTGGTGTAGAACATCTTGCTCAGTTCCTCGATGGTCGGGgcctttttattatttaaaacctCTTTACCAAGTCTGGCTTTCAGCACCTGCTCATGAGTCTCTGCATAATCACTGACGGCATCTGGTCTGACAATCGGctacaacaaacacacaaacatcactATCAAAACTACACAAAGgattctgctctctttctgCACATGCATGAGGATTTATGCGAGTTTACAAGAAATACACACCTGTGTGAGCTCATAGGGTACGTCTTCTGAGGGATGGTAACACACTATTGTGTTTCCATCAGATGTTACTGCAATTTCCACATTACTGAAACACATATGACACATATTTAGGTAAACATCTGATACAGATGATGCCTGACGTACAATAACTGCAAATGCATCATAATGTTGCACAATTAAATGCGCATTTATAAAGAATGCAaaggtttaaagggttagttcaccacaaaaaaataaagttctgtcatttattactcactctcatgtcgtttcaaacccgtaagacctttgttcatcttcagaacacaaattaagatggttttaatgaaatctgagagattacTGCCcctccctccattgacagtctatgcaactaccactttcaagctccagaaaggtagtaaaatcatcataaaagtaatccttatgactccagtggtttaacatGAAGCGAcgcgagtgctttgtttgcacaaaaaaacaatttaccactttatttacaaaatattaatctccaatgCGTGTTCACAAGAGCACCGCGACGCATGCATGTTATGTTGACGCCAGAGCAGAGAGGCTTGAAGGTGATAGTTCAGTGTTGCCATGTCCGGTACTTTAGCAATGTTGCCGAAGTTGTTTTTATGTCTGCAGgtgatcgaccgatattgattttttttttagaaccgATACCGATAATTTGTACATTTATGTgcccgataaccgatatgcagaactgatatttattatttactgttatacttcaGTTTTTGACATGATTACAACACCACTGAACTGAagaaaccattttatttataaaaatcactccctccttgcatagaaaacaaaacaaatcttattTATACACCAGTATATTTTTCCAATAATACCAATATATCTGCATTTACACAGAACTATACTCAAACTGCAATCGCTCGCGGAgataaatgattatatatagTAAATCTTTATATAATTACtgtgttttaaataagtgttaaaAGTTACATGCGGTGGCCGAGCATCAACCCGCTGAGTGAAAAGCAAAATGCAGACGACTTCACGAGACTAATGATGAACAGACAACAGagagagaattaaattcagcgcttttatGTCCAACATGTGCtcattcatggctgtattatttaattcatgcaTCTTTATTTGGACAGGACATGACGGATTATCTATATCTATTGCTTAGAGACAAGCTGCATTTCAGGCATTTATGTAACACATCTAATTTGTGCATTAATGGCTGTTATGGTAAATAAATTTTACTAATTACAGCAAAGCAGGGAAGtatactttacctgtgcacGCCGTTGTCTTGTCTCCCCTCAGACAAGCTGTAATGGCGATCATGCGTGCAATTCTCAAAACACCCACAAGATGGTGGCGTTTGTCGGTAAATCAGTTATTACAAAACTGATATCCAATTATAGTAAAATGCTAAAATATCAGTCGATCTCtacaaataacatgatatttagcccctggaatgccaATTTTACTAGGCGAACTCTAACAAATATGCAGATTTTACCCCCTTGAATGCTATTAGGCTAGTTTTGGGCTAATTTTGAGTAGCAGTTGGCCGGGTTTTGTTGCGAAACCCTGGCAACCCTGTGGTAGTTtcgtagactgtcaatggagtaacagaaatctctcagatttcatcaaaaagatcttcatttgagttccgaagatgaacgaaagtcttacgcacatgagggcgagtaatttatgacataattttaattttttggtgaactgtccctttaaataataaacactGACCTGCTGTCGTTAATGGATGGACCTCTAAGAGTAGATTTGTTGTGAGATGACAGAAAGATTCCGGCTAAGAatgaaaaacagtaattttttttttttaactttttcctATAACCTCTGAATTGAATGCAAACAGACAAAAGACAAAATAGCACAAAATTAATACGGTTTGGAAATGTCACAGTGTTAAAGGTTATACAGTACAGCACAGTCCTGTGTTACAACAATAGTTACGCTTTAGATTATTTATCAACACAATGTAATAGTTTTTCTGTATGAGAGAGCTCACCTCTgaattgttttatatttctgcTGGTGTAAAACAGACTAGCAAGCCTGCTGATGTGACCCGACGCCATGCTTTCCGCTCACGGAACTGAATCGGTGGAAGAGAAATTAATGAGAAGACGGAACCTGAAGTGGGCGGAACACAACAGTTTTGTGCGGTCTTTGTTACAGCATTAATCCACGTTTTTATTCTTCCTTATGTGTTTTGTTTACTTTTGTGGTTATAATCCGAATTGTATAGCAATTCGATTCAAAATATGCCCCGAGATTTGAATTAAGTTCAACGGGGAATTCAGTCAATTGAACTTTAGAGCGCCTCCTAACGGCAATAATCAAGTGTGCTACACAAATATTCCTCCGGCTAGGAAACAGTCCGCGCTGCTGGTCGTTCAGACAGAGATAAGTTACGTTGTGAGAATTCGATTTAAcaattatttacagtaaaaatttGTTCTTTCAGCCCACTGAAGGGCCGCGAAACATTAATATGGATAAtcataatgcatttaaaaatctaatttttgcATGACACATGTCAGTTTTGAATAtttataaacaattattttaaaggaggaaaaaaaaatccccccCACCGTACCGCTATTGCCCACTGGAGGGCAGCATAGAGAGAattaatttctgaaaatatcaaAGCATCTGATTTATTAAACGATCACAGAAATAGACAGTTCTCTTGGATTCCACAGTTTTATTGTTATTCTTATAACAACTGCAATTTCATAATCCCAAAAATGGGAAATCATTTTTagaaattattcataattattCATACAATTCCTAAAAAGAGGAAATATGGAAAGAAAGTTATATCTGCAAGCATCCAGGAGATCTTAAGATTCCCTCTTAAAGGAAAGCACAGTCTGTTCAGCATCAAACATTTGTTGAAGACAGCAAAGATCTGATAtcggcatatatatatatacagtatatatatcaGATAAACAGTAAGAGTCTTTTCGTAACGCTTCATCTGATAACATAAATATGTTTTACATATTGACAGTTGCTGTTCATATCATGTATGAAGCAATGATTCTCCGTCTTCTGTGCTTCTTTGATTCAGTCTCTCGTTATGTTGGTCGTTATGACACCTCCATCTCACTGCCGGACGCTCCGGATACTGTATTCGCCACCAAACGTTCCCGACTGCCGAAAACCTCCGCAACTGGAGACAGAACAGATTACAGTGAGCAACAAAACAAGCAACACATCAAGAAAACCCTCACGGCTTGAGCTTCATACCGGCAGCGACGTCGCTGATGTCCCACACGCGCAGCCCGTCCCTCTGTCCTCCAAACGCATAGACGAAGGGAAGATCCGGACAGCAGGAGCCGCAGAAGATCACACcctgagagagagacagatggacGTTAAAGCCTGGTTTCACTCGCTCCTGCTGCTCGTATGGAGGAGATACGCTACCATTTTCATGTCTCTGGAGTGGATCAGGTTGGGTTTGTTTCCTAGAATGTCCCAGATCTTCACGTGTTTGTCCGCTGAAGACGTGACCAGACAGCCGCGGATCTGACTGCTCAAGTCCATACCTACGGCAGAGGTCAAACCGGGGTCACGTTTAATATGGTCATTGAGATAttattgtagtttttgttaatatttgaattattttttattttttatatattttgggttttcatttatattttagttaaagtttaaaattattttgttaattatttattaatttttattccagttttagttatttagtacattaagttaaactaaatgaaaataaaaaaaagtttgcatcagcaactatctgaaataaaatgtttaataaagtaaaggaaatatttattttcagttaagaaaaaatttattttattttaaatgataaagttattaataaaattattaatatttgttaataaaaaatattacaaatattcttattaatatttatatataaatataaagttatttttacatttattattattttttttattttctacatggttttataatattttaaataggttatgttctgttattttaattttaatgtttaacttttttttcttttttctttcatttttatgttatttttttaatgcatctatgtagtttttaaattttatttaatttatttaatattttgtatagattttatttgaatgtgtttacattttcattttaatgttttagtaaaaaaaaagtgtcctttttaataataataaaaaatatatatgcctTCGAgtttttcaatttttaattcagttttttaaatattttgaatcagtttaatctttttattttctgttttaattttaatatttttgcaaaaaaaaattattagcttctatttaaaaaaaaaaaaatatatatatatatatatatatatatatatatatataagtattttatttcaattattatttaaattaatttttatttcaagctaagcaacatttctcattttagttttggaaaataaagaatttcaatttatttcagtcagtgtttattttatttcattttatttaaaaaaacaaaa from Chanodichthys erythropterus isolate Z2021 chromosome 8, ASM2448905v1, whole genome shotgun sequence encodes:
- the mrpl42 gene encoding 39S ribosomal protein L42, mitochondrial, with product MASGHISRLASLFYTSRNIKQFRAGIFLSSHNKSTLRGPSINDSSNVEIAVTSDGNTIVCYHPSEDVPYELTQPIVRPDAVSDYAETHEQVLKARLGKEVLNNKKAPTIEELSKMFYTTKHRWYPVGQYHTRRRNRNPPKDR